In the Setaria italica strain Yugu1 chromosome VI, Setaria_italica_v2.0, whole genome shotgun sequence genome, one interval contains:
- the LOC101776529 gene encoding probable flavin-containing monooxygenase 1, whose product MDVNKKRVAIVGAGPSGLTACKHVLAKGFRPVVFEAADAVGGVWTRTLASTRLQTPAAAFRFSDFPWPADVEDDEFPRNDQVAAYMAAYARQFGVPECVRFGSRVLGAEYAGASEQEVAAWERWSGNGEAFGDGTGEWHLTVKHGECEEAQTYKFDFLILCVGRYAVAKHPKFPHEAGPEVFHGQVLHSMDFSRMPHADADELIRGKRVVVVGAGKSGIDIVAQCAEANGSKYPCTLVYRTANWTMDPNLKWGAFFEKMMTSRLAELMVHKPGEGFVLSLLATVLTPIRWLIARATETYYKALMPMRKHGMVPDHSFSAAMLSWRFSVLPDRFYDAVDEGGIVLKRCDSFSFGTGGVVLDGTGERVDADVVILATGFDADRLLSGVFASPWFREIIVAEPSDTMLPLYRHCVHPRIPQMAVVGYAESAASIYPYEMMAKWVAHLLDGTVRLPSVAAMERSVAEWESWGQWAKRRSGGFFPKSSVATATTWYHDQLCRDMGYSPRRKRGEGFLADWLQPYGPTDYAGIQ is encoded by the exons ATGGACGTGAACAAGAAACGCGTGGCCATCGTCGGAGCCGGCCCGAGCGGGCTGACGGCATGCAAGCACGTGCTGGCCAAAGGCTTCCGGCCGGTTGTCTTcgaggccgccgacgccgtcggcggcgtGTGGACGCGGACGCTGGCCTCCACGAGGCTGcagacgccggcggccgcgttCCGGTTCTCCGACTTCCCCTGGCCAGCGGACGTCGAGGACGATGAGTTCCCGCGCAACGACCAGGTGGCGGCGTACATGGCCGCGTACGCGCGGCAGTTTGGCGTCCCCGAGTGCGTCAGGTTCGGCAGCAGGGTGCTCGGCGCCGAGTACGCCGGCGCGtcggagcaggaggtggcggcgtgggaGCGGTGGTCGGGGAACGGCGAGGCGTTCGGCGACGGCACCGGCGAGTGGCACCTCACCGTGAAGCACGGCGAATGCGAGGAGGCTCAG ACGTACAAGTTCGATTTCCTGATCCTCTGCGTTGGGAGGTACGCCGTCGCGAAGCACCCTAAGTTTCCCCACGAAGCAGGCCCTGAAGTGTTCCACGGGCAAGTGCTCCACTCCATGGACTTCTCGCGCATGCCGCACGCCGACGCCGATGAGCTGATCAGAGGCAAGCGTGTCGTCGTTGTCGGCGCCGGCAAGTCAGGAATCGATATCGTCGCGCAGTGCGCTGAAGCCAACG GTAGCAAGTACCCATGTACCTTGGTTTACAGAACGGCCAATTGGACGATGGATCCCAACCTTAAATGGGGTGCTTTCTTCGAGAAGATGATGACTAGCCGGTTGGCAGAGCTGATGGTTCACAAGCCCGGAGAAGGGTTCGTCCTGAGCCTTCTCGCCACGGTGCTCACTCCAATAAGATGGCTGATAGCCAGGGCGACCGAGACGTACTACAAGGCTCTCATGCCGATGCGGAAGCACGGGATGGTGCCCGACCACAGCTTCTCGGCGGCGATGCTGAGCTGGCGGTTCAGCGTGCTCCCGGATAGGTTCTACGATGCGGTCGACGAGGGCGGCATCGTGCTCAAGAGGTGCGACTCCTTCAGCTTCGGCACCGGCGGCGTGGTTCTCGACGGCACCGGCGAGCGCGTCGACGCCGACGTGGTCATCCTCGCCACCGGCTTCGACGCCGACCGGCTGCTGAGTGGCGTGTTTGCGTCGCCCTGGTTCCGCGAGATCATCGTGGCGGAGCCTTCCGACACCATGCTTCCTCTCTACCG GCACTGCGTGCACCCCCGGATACCGCAGATGGCGGTGGTCGGGTACGCGGAGAGCGCGGCGAGCATCTACCCCTACGAGATGATGGCCAAGTGGGTGGCGCACCTGCTCGACGGCACGGTTCGCCTCCCCAGCGTCGCGGCCATGGAGCGGAGCGTGGCGGAGTGGGAGTCGTGGGGGCAATGGGCCAAGCGGCGCAGTGGCGGCTTCTTCCCCAAGTCGAGCGTCGCCACCGCCACGACGTGGTACCATGATCAGCTGTGCCGGGACATGGGGTACAGCCCCAGGAGGAAGCGAGGTGAAGGGTTTCTCGCCGACTGGCTCCAGCCGTACGGACCAACGGACTACGCTGGCATCCAGTGA